A DNA window from Altererythrobacter sp. B11 contains the following coding sequences:
- a CDS encoding helix-turn-helix transcriptional regulator, with amino-acid sequence MSVSAIYRLETAGRFPRRRGIGLRSVAWYESDIDEFIADPSAYRSDTG; translated from the coding sequence ATGTCCGTCTCAGCTATCTATAGGTTAGAAACAGCCGGTCGCTTCCCTCGCCGCCGCGGTATCGGATTGCGCTCTGTCGCCTGGTACGAAAGCGATATCGACGAATTCATTGCTGATCCTTCAGCCTACCGTTCAGATACCGGCTGA
- a CDS encoding tyrosine-type recombinase/integrase, with protein sequence MSLTIIEIKNAKPRTSDYRLADSQGLFLYVTSAGGKIWRYRYRVGPKEKTLTLGQYPELGLVAARDAHREARKLVAEGKDPALEKQKAKISRQEAAKVTFRKVAEEWLADQEPIWSISNAKRVRNRFERDLYPLFGHHPIGQIESTSILRALRKIEGRGSVETAKRVRGYVRGVFRRAKAERLVDPAILLEIDEIRDALKPTRRGSKQPALTEVPELLEFQKVVDRSTSSLIVKLASRLLALTLVRVGVLRTALWSEFEGIDWENPDAVPNAPIWRVPASRMKLDVEDKGNSAFGHDVPLSHQAVESLRALRPLTGGFDLLFPSTKSWREPISDAALSTMYKRMGGGRYKNVMVPHGWRSSFSTIMNERAAELERDGDRMVIDMVLAHVPQGVSRSEWAYNRSRYRKPRGTLIQIWADLITRGLDPAHEVVSRYLNGRLKDQQ encoded by the coding sequence ATGTCGCTTACCATCATCGAAATTAAGAATGCCAAGCCCCGAACGAGCGATTATCGGCTCGCTGATTCTCAGGGGCTTTTTCTTTACGTCACCAGCGCCGGCGGAAAAATCTGGCGCTACAGATATCGGGTAGGTCCCAAAGAGAAGACCCTTACTCTGGGACAATATCCTGAATTGGGTCTCGTTGCTGCGCGCGATGCGCATCGCGAGGCGCGAAAGCTGGTGGCCGAAGGCAAGGATCCGGCGCTCGAAAAGCAGAAAGCCAAGATATCGAGGCAAGAGGCTGCCAAAGTGACCTTCCGGAAAGTTGCGGAGGAGTGGCTGGCGGACCAAGAGCCCATTTGGTCGATCTCGAATGCCAAGCGTGTGCGGAACCGGTTTGAGCGCGACCTCTATCCATTGTTTGGTCATCATCCGATCGGCCAGATCGAAAGCACGTCGATTCTTCGAGCGCTCCGCAAAATCGAGGGCAGAGGTTCTGTCGAAACGGCCAAGCGCGTCCGCGGCTATGTAAGGGGCGTCTTCCGGCGCGCAAAGGCGGAGCGGCTTGTCGATCCTGCTATCCTGCTCGAAATCGATGAAATCAGGGACGCGCTCAAGCCGACGCGTCGCGGATCGAAGCAGCCGGCGTTGACCGAAGTGCCTGAGCTGCTCGAATTTCAGAAGGTCGTGGATCGCTCAACGTCCAGTCTGATCGTCAAGCTTGCCTCCCGGCTCTTGGCGCTCACTCTGGTCCGGGTGGGTGTGCTTCGAACGGCTCTCTGGAGCGAGTTCGAGGGTATCGACTGGGAAAATCCGGATGCGGTGCCGAACGCACCGATCTGGCGAGTTCCCGCGAGCCGGATGAAGCTCGACGTCGAGGACAAAGGCAATTCGGCGTTTGGCCATGACGTCCCCCTTTCACACCAGGCAGTCGAATCGCTTCGCGCGCTCCGGCCATTGACTGGTGGGTTCGACTTGCTTTTCCCGAGCACGAAATCTTGGCGCGAACCTATTTCTGACGCTGCCTTGAGCACAATGTACAAGCGGATGGGGGGAGGGCGTTACAAGAACGTGATGGTACCCCATGGATGGCGCTCATCATTCTCAACCATCATGAATGAGCGCGCCGCCGAACTTGAGCGAGACGGGGATCGGATGGTTATCGATATGGTACTGGCTCATGTCCCGCAGGGAGTTTCCCGCTCGGAATGGGCGTACAACCGATCACGTTACCGCAAACCTCGGGGTACGCTCATTCAGATTTGGGCTGACCTCATCACCCGAGGGCTCGATCCGGCACATGAAGTGGTCAGCCGGTATCTGAACGGTAGGCTGAAGGATCAGCAATGA
- a CDS encoding IS3 family transposase (programmed frameshift): MKKTRFSEEQIIAVLREQEAGMKTADVCRKHGISSATLYAWKAKYGGMDVSQARKLKVLEEENGRLKRLLADAMLDNAVLKEVAGKKLVKPAAQRKAVEHARQLFGISERRACTIFGVDRTSVRYAPRRSDDGDLRSRLREIAAERRRFGYRRLGIMLAREGLVMNHKKLLRLYREENLRVRRRRGRKRAMGTRAPMTLPQGPNQRWSLDFVSDTLISGRRIRILAVVDDFTRECLALVVDTSLSGARVARELDAIIAARGVPPLMIVSDNGTELTSLAILRWTQERPIEWHYIAPGKPQQNGYVESFNGRLRDECLNETLFVSLGHARSVLRLWRDDYNHVRPHSGVGGLTPADAARRVVQHRPEGHHTNPGLQL; the protein is encoded by the exons GTGAAGAAGACCAGGTTCAGCGAGGAGCAGATCATCGCGGTGTTGCGCGAGCAGGAGGCCGGGATGAAGACGGCCGATGTGTGTCGCAAGCACGGGATCAGCAGCGCGACGCTGTATGCGTGGAAGGCCAAGTACGGCGGTATGGACGTGTCGCAGGCGCGCAAGCTGAAGGTGCTCGAGGAGGAGAACGGCCGGCTCAAACGGCTGCTGGCGGACGCCATGCTCGACAATGCCGTGCTGAAGGAAGTCGCGG GCAAAAAACTGGTGAAGCCCGCCGCTCAGCGGAAGGCTGTTGAGCATGCTCGGCAGCTGTTCGGCATCAGCGAGCGTCGGGCATGTACCATCTTCGGCGTGGACAGGACGTCGGTGCGCTACGCGCCCCGGCGTAGTGATGATGGCGACCTGCGGTCGCGGCTGCGTGAGATCGCGGCCGAACGTCGTCGCTTCGGCTACCGGCGGCTTGGCATCATGCTGGCCCGTGAAGGGCTAGTCATGAACCACAAGAAGCTGCTGCGGCTCTATCGCGAGGAGAACCTGCGGGTCAGGCGCCGGCGTGGCCGCAAGCGAGCGATGGGCACCCGAGCGCCGATGACGCTGCCGCAGGGTCCGAACCAGCGCTGGAGCCTCGACTTCGTCAGCGACACGCTGATCAGCGGTCGGCGCATCCGCATCCTGGCGGTGGTCGACGACTTCACGCGGGAGTGCCTAGCGCTGGTGGTCGATACCTCGCTGTCAGGCGCGCGTGTCGCTCGTGAGCTCGATGCCATTATCGCGGCTAGAGGCGTACCGCCGCTGATGATCGTGAGCGACAACGGCACCGAACTGACCAGCCTGGCGATCCTGAGATGGACGCAGGAGCGACCAATCGAGTGGCACTACATCGCGCCAGGCAAGCCGCAGCAGAACGGCTACGTCGAGAGCTTCAACGGCCGCCTACGTGACGAATGCCTCAACGAGACGCTGTTCGTGTCGCTCGGCCATGCCCGCTCGGTGCTGCGGCTCTGGCGCGACGACTACAACCATGTGCGCCCGCACAGCGGTGTTGGCGGGCTGACGCCCGCCGATGCTGCCAGGCGGGTTGTGCAACACCGCCCCGAGGGGCACCATACCAACCCCGGACTCCAGTTATGA
- a CDS encoding recombinase family protein yields MRVALYARYSGDNQREASIVDQLRICRLHAEKLGWDIVEEYTDPKISGASMFLRPGIQALISDAGRRRFDCVLAEAMDRLSRDQEDMAGIYKRMTFSDIKIVTLSEGEISPLHVGLKGTMNALFLKDLADKVRRGLRGRVELGKSGGGNSYGYDVVRKMNAVGELERGDRTINDGQARIILRIFRDYIDGKSPKTIAFELNRAGVESPSGGHWGASTINGNCQRGTGILNNEMYVGKIVWNRQRFIKDPDTGKRQARLNPQSEWVVQETPELRIVPDDVWTAAKKKQSLLMLPRGEQRAKNSFRDRRRPKHLLTGLVRCGCCGGVYTAVSGTLLGCSAAKGKGTCDNKHSIRRDVLDQLVLDALKHELMQPDLFAEFCDEFTREVNRIRASAGSSITIVKAEIKKIDHDLDMLLNLILRGGVADKINAKMIALEARKKDLEVELAQSEAPPPMLHPNMAIHYHRQLKGLHEAISDMDEASRLQARDILHSMLQSIAISPDGESHTKVDIRGDLAGIIAICRQQKGRPKAAVNGAIAYADEGTAGLNYMIAGKCSLSWLRESDDIPAWQRDETPSFKLILCGLTRKGRKPPNFNSEL; encoded by the coding sequence GTGAGGGTCGCGCTATACGCTCGTTATTCGGGCGACAATCAACGGGAAGCGTCCATCGTTGACCAACTCAGGATTTGCCGACTTCACGCGGAAAAGCTGGGCTGGGATATCGTTGAGGAATATACAGATCCAAAGATATCCGGCGCGTCGATGTTCCTGAGACCCGGTATTCAAGCTTTGATTTCCGATGCTGGACGCAGACGATTTGATTGTGTTCTGGCCGAAGCAATGGATCGGCTGTCACGCGACCAAGAAGACATGGCAGGCATCTACAAACGGATGACCTTCTCCGACATCAAGATCGTTACGCTATCAGAAGGAGAAATCAGCCCGCTTCATGTCGGGCTTAAGGGAACCATGAACGCCCTGTTTCTGAAAGACCTGGCAGACAAGGTCAGGCGCGGTCTACGCGGACGCGTCGAGCTTGGGAAATCCGGCGGAGGCAATTCTTACGGATATGATGTCGTTCGCAAAATGAATGCCGTCGGCGAACTTGAACGTGGCGACCGTACGATCAACGATGGTCAGGCACGTATCATTTTGCGCATTTTTCGAGATTATATTGATGGCAAATCCCCCAAGACGATCGCCTTCGAGTTAAACCGGGCCGGTGTCGAGAGTCCATCAGGCGGTCATTGGGGAGCGAGCACTATCAACGGAAACTGCCAGCGTGGCACCGGGATACTCAACAATGAAATGTACGTCGGCAAGATTGTCTGGAATCGGCAGCGCTTCATCAAAGATCCAGACACCGGTAAGCGACAGGCCCGGCTTAATCCTCAATCGGAATGGGTAGTACAGGAGACGCCTGAACTCCGGATTGTGCCAGACGATGTGTGGACAGCGGCGAAAAAGAAGCAAAGCCTGCTCATGCTGCCGCGTGGCGAGCAAAGGGCGAAGAACAGCTTTCGTGATCGCCGTCGCCCAAAGCATCTTCTAACCGGACTAGTCCGATGTGGTTGCTGTGGCGGCGTCTACACCGCAGTATCAGGGACGCTGCTAGGCTGCTCCGCAGCAAAGGGGAAAGGCACCTGCGACAACAAGCATAGCATCAGACGGGACGTGCTCGATCAACTGGTGCTCGATGCCCTTAAACACGAACTGATGCAGCCGGATCTGTTCGCCGAGTTCTGCGATGAGTTCACCCGTGAGGTAAATCGCATTCGAGCTTCAGCGGGCAGCTCCATCACCATCGTGAAAGCGGAGATCAAGAAGATCGATCATGATCTCGACATGCTCCTGAACCTAATCCTGCGAGGCGGGGTTGCAGATAAGATCAATGCCAAGATGATCGCGCTGGAGGCGCGTAAAAAGGACCTGGAAGTCGAACTGGCGCAATCTGAAGCACCACCGCCGATGCTGCACCCAAACATGGCGATCCATTACCACCGTCAACTCAAAGGGCTCCATGAAGCCATCTCGGATATGGATGAGGCTTCCCGGTTGCAGGCCCGCGACATTCTGCATTCGATGCTGCAAAGTATTGCCATCTCACCGGATGGAGAGAGCCACACAAAGGTGGACATACGAGGCGATCTTGCCGGCATTATCGCGATTTGCAGACAGCAAAAAGGCCGTCCAAAGGCAGCCGTAAACGGTGCTATCGCTTATGCCGATGAAGGAACGGCAGGTTTGAACTACATGATCGCTGGTAAATGTAGTTTAAGTTGGTTGCGGGAGAGCGATGATATCCCAGCTTGGCAAAGAGATGAGACCCCCAGCTTCAAGTTGATCTTATGCGGCCTGACCCGCAAGGGAAGAAAACCACCAAATTTCAATTCTGAATTGTGA
- a CDS encoding tyrosine-type recombinase/integrase, translating into MATSLTKNGIESAIVRVRAQPNGRIELRDDKEAGLLFRAGERSSTWSLAVRLQDGQRSRIKLGTWPGMGIAEARAAARVARTQIDQGSNPNERKRVARRTAAIAALNRKMLSEVIEDYNTAVLSRHRRGAQTKRALDGKRGLLRTLLNREPGSIMQVEISDLVRKHAKTAPIAANRNLAYASAFFNWCVGEGVLRENPAEKVRKPSKENERERFHTIDELAEIWAAASTLGYPFDQLFRLLIVLPNRREEVTAMPIEHLDLASDQTPDEAVWLLPGARTKMNNALRVPLSALARSIIIEAIEHPDRPKDSKFVFTTTGETPVSGFTKGRRRLDKAIQDARINRMKDEKAPEMPHWVVHDLRTTFNTHACEILGIPPHVADRILNHVATATRSKIMRVYNKSELFEPRKEALRAWASLLEVRVISDCKSTVSALATGVARAA; encoded by the coding sequence ATGGCTACCTCACTGACAAAGAACGGTATTGAGTCTGCAATCGTCAGAGTTCGCGCGCAGCCGAACGGGCGGATCGAACTTCGGGACGACAAGGAAGCGGGCCTTCTGTTCCGCGCAGGCGAGCGCAGTTCGACCTGGTCGCTCGCGGTGCGCCTGCAGGACGGTCAACGCAGCCGGATCAAGCTAGGAACTTGGCCCGGCATGGGGATCGCCGAAGCCCGTGCCGCAGCCCGCGTTGCGCGGACGCAGATCGATCAGGGTAGCAATCCCAATGAACGGAAGCGGGTCGCGCGACGAACTGCGGCTATCGCTGCTCTCAACCGCAAAATGCTCTCCGAAGTGATTGAGGACTATAACACGGCTGTGCTTTCGCGCCATCGCCGTGGAGCGCAGACCAAGCGCGCTCTCGATGGAAAGCGGGGACTTCTACGCACGCTGCTGAACCGCGAACCGGGTTCGATCATGCAAGTCGAGATTTCTGATCTGGTGAGGAAGCATGCCAAAACGGCTCCTATCGCTGCGAACAGAAACCTGGCGTACGCTTCCGCCTTCTTCAACTGGTGCGTCGGTGAAGGAGTGCTGAGGGAAAATCCGGCTGAGAAGGTGCGCAAGCCGTCTAAGGAAAACGAGCGCGAGCGGTTCCACACAATTGATGAGCTTGCAGAGATATGGGCAGCCGCTAGCACGTTGGGCTATCCGTTCGACCAGCTTTTTCGGTTGCTGATCGTGTTGCCCAATCGACGCGAAGAGGTAACCGCGATGCCTATTGAGCATCTCGATCTTGCCAGCGACCAGACACCTGATGAGGCAGTGTGGCTGTTGCCCGGCGCTCGCACCAAGATGAACAATGCACTGCGCGTGCCGCTATCCGCCTTGGCGCGGTCTATCATCATCGAAGCGATCGAACATCCGGATCGCCCCAAGGACTCCAAATTCGTGTTCACCACGACGGGTGAGACGCCTGTGTCCGGCTTCACCAAGGGGCGACGCAGATTGGACAAGGCGATTCAAGATGCACGCATCAATCGGATGAAGGATGAAAAAGCGCCAGAAATGCCGCATTGGGTGGTTCACGATCTTCGGACCACGTTCAACACTCACGCCTGCGAGATTTTGGGGATTCCACCGCATGTCGCGGATCGTATTCTCAATCACGTTGCGACCGCCACGCGATCCAAGATCATGCGCGTCTACAATAAGTCGGAATTGTTCGAGCCGCGCAAGGAAGCACTTCGGGCGTGGGCGTCGCTGCTGGAAGTGCGCGTTATTTCTGATTGTAAATCTACCGTTTCAGCACTGGCGACAGGTGTCGCTCGAGCAGCATGA
- a CDS encoding phage portal protein — protein sequence MGLWQRLIGKGETRSASGTGYTSQIMAARQAYIAGRTGLGELTAAVQTCVTLWESGLSLADVQGTSLLTRFDMAIAARAMALRGEAVFLIRDRLIPIVDWDLSTRDGIPRAYRVSVPEIGGGRSETALAAEVLHFRLAPDPGAPWAGQAPLRRSQLTAGLLHTLEAALAEVYENAPLGSQVVPFPESQDVDLETLGHGFRGRRGRVMLRESVNVTAAGGPAPTQDWRPQDVTPDLQGSMAVQSLAEARGAIFAAFGVLPAMFAHNAQGPLVREAQRHLAQWQLQPIAQLMAEECSAKLASPVTIDVVRPAQAFDAGGRARAFGAMVQALTQAKEAGLDPQAVEDSLSFIDWAD from the coding sequence ATGGGCTTGTGGCAACGCCTTATCGGCAAAGGTGAAACCCGCTCGGCATCGGGCACGGGATACACTTCGCAAATCATGGCCGCCCGGCAGGCATATATCGCCGGCCGCACTGGGCTGGGCGAACTGACGGCCGCCGTGCAAACCTGTGTGACGCTATGGGAAAGCGGGCTGTCGCTGGCCGATGTGCAGGGCACAAGCCTGCTGACTCGCTTCGACATGGCGATTGCGGCCCGTGCGATGGCATTGCGCGGCGAAGCTGTTTTCCTGATCCGCGATAGGCTGATCCCGATAGTGGACTGGGACCTGTCCACCCGTGACGGCATTCCGCGCGCCTATCGTGTGTCCGTGCCGGAAATTGGCGGCGGGCGTTCGGAAACGGCCTTGGCTGCGGAAGTGCTGCATTTCCGGCTTGCGCCCGATCCCGGTGCGCCATGGGCGGGGCAAGCGCCGCTGCGGCGTTCGCAATTGACCGCTGGCCTGCTGCATACCTTGGAGGCAGCTTTGGCGGAGGTTTACGAGAATGCGCCGCTCGGCTCGCAGGTTGTGCCGTTCCCGGAAAGCCAGGACGTGGACCTTGAAACGCTGGGCCATGGGTTTCGGGGCCGCCGTGGCCGCGTGATGCTGCGGGAAAGCGTCAATGTCACGGCAGCCGGTGGGCCAGCCCCGACACAGGATTGGCGGCCGCAGGACGTGACGCCCGATCTGCAAGGCTCGATGGCTGTCCAGTCGCTTGCGGAGGCCCGTGGGGCAATCTTCGCAGCCTTTGGCGTGCTGCCAGCCATGTTTGCCCATAATGCGCAGGGACCGCTTGTGCGGGAAGCGCAGCGGCATCTGGCGCAATGGCAGTTGCAGCCTATCGCTCAATTGATGGCAGAGGAATGCAGCGCCAAGCTGGCCAGCCCTGTCACGATTGACGTGGTGCGGCCTGCGCAGGCGTTTGACGCTGGCGGCAGGGCAAGGGCGTTCGGAGCGATGGTGCAGGCCCTGACGCAAGCCAAGGAAGCCGGGTTGGACCCGCAGGCTGTTGAGGATTCGCTGTCATTTATTGATTGGGCTGATTGA
- a CDS encoding HK97 family phage prohead protease, with product MNGPVFDAGLELRATGDGSRRLKGRFPYKKRAVLDAGGKGRRPRKEQFAPKAFNYAVNDPERDIHLLVGHSFDRPLASKKAGTLSFQDTAEALTFEAIIVPDIQRTSWAQDFLAAYAAGLISGISPGFRVPDMAGAEETEEEDPSEGEALIRTIFEALLFELSMVTRPAYHETEADLRSLQFDPVARNGIIHPLRRWRA from the coding sequence ATGAACGGCCCCGTCTTCGATGCGGGGCTTGAACTTAGGGCGACGGGGGATGGCTCCCGCCGCCTTAAGGGCCGGTTCCCCTATAAAAAGCGCGCTGTTCTCGATGCAGGGGGCAAAGGGCGTCGGCCGCGCAAGGAACAGTTTGCGCCCAAGGCGTTCAACTATGCTGTGAACGATCCCGAGCGGGATATTCACTTGCTTGTCGGCCATTCGTTCGACCGGCCGCTTGCCAGCAAGAAAGCGGGCACGCTGTCGTTTCAGGACACGGCCGAGGCGCTGACGTTCGAGGCGATCATCGTGCCCGATATTCAGCGCACGAGCTGGGCGCAGGATTTTCTGGCAGCCTATGCGGCGGGGCTGATTAGCGGAATCTCGCCGGGCTTTCGAGTGCCCGATATGGCGGGAGCGGAGGAAACCGAAGAGGAAGATCCCAGCGAGGGCGAGGCGCTTATTCGCACGATCTTCGAGGCGCTGCTGTTCGAACTCTCGATGGTAACACGGCCAGCCTATCACGAAACCGAAGCGGACCTGCGCAGCCTGCAATTCGATCCTGTGGCCCGTAACGGCATCATCCATCCCCTGCGGAGGTGGCGGGCATGA
- a CDS encoding phage major capsid protein produces MLESVKIQRRQSEIRSELSALVGKTDASEDELRNIETLDGEYRSNETRYRAALIAEDGERREAGAELENRSEREWSDLVQGFEVRQAVLALDEGRALSGRTAEVVQELRSAGGYRGVPVPLMALEVRAGETIASGTPDPVQTRPIIDRLFPGSVAAQMGGQLIQIGSGAVEWPVTTSSVTAGWADGELANVPGPTTYATTDKALKPEQTLGIHMRVSRKAMMQSGEALEQAIRRDMNGTMAAELDKAIFLGTGANGQPLGLVPGVATYGITSTDAAGMASWAALRAAVVRFMTANAANGPAAVKALVRPELWNAMDDIEAFAGTGVTEWDRFVKNIPAPTMTTNALAAPSGDPLETQVLLTTSAGGVSPVFVGLWGAVDLIRDPYSDAQSGGLRLTALTTADVTVARGAQLELVTGLELEEAA; encoded by the coding sequence ATGCTTGAATCTGTGAAAATTCAGCGGCGGCAGTCCGAAATTCGCTCCGAACTGTCCGCGCTTGTCGGCAAGACCGACGCCAGCGAAGATGAGCTTCGCAATATCGAAACGCTCGATGGCGAATATCGCTCGAACGAAACCCGCTATCGCGCGGCATTGATTGCCGAGGATGGCGAGCGCCGCGAAGCCGGGGCCGAACTGGAAAACCGCTCCGAACGCGAATGGTCCGATCTGGTGCAGGGCTTTGAGGTGCGGCAGGCTGTGCTGGCGCTCGATGAAGGCCGGGCACTGTCGGGCCGGACGGCCGAAGTTGTGCAGGAACTGCGCAGCGCAGGCGGTTATCGCGGCGTTCCCGTTCCCCTGATGGCGCTGGAAGTGCGCGCGGGCGAAACCATTGCCAGCGGCACGCCCGACCCGGTGCAGACCCGGCCGATTATCGACCGCCTGTTTCCGGGCAGCGTTGCCGCGCAGATGGGCGGGCAGCTTATCCAGATTGGCAGCGGCGCGGTTGAGTGGCCTGTTACCACCTCCAGCGTTACCGCAGGCTGGGCCGATGGCGAGCTTGCCAATGTGCCGGGGCCGACCACCTATGCCACCACCGACAAGGCGCTGAAGCCGGAACAGACGCTAGGCATTCACATGCGCGTCAGCCGCAAGGCGATGATGCAGTCGGGCGAAGCGCTGGAACAGGCCATCCGCCGTGACATGAACGGCACGATGGCGGCCGAACTGGACAAGGCGATTTTCCTTGGCACCGGTGCCAACGGCCAGCCGCTGGGACTCGTCCCCGGTGTGGCGACCTATGGCATCACGTCCACCGATGCGGCCGGTATGGCGAGCTGGGCGGCGCTGCGGGCCGCTGTCGTGCGCTTCATGACTGCCAATGCCGCCAACGGCCCTGCCGCCGTCAAGGCGCTGGTGCGGCCCGAACTGTGGAACGCGATGGACGATATTGAAGCGTTCGCAGGAACCGGCGTCACCGAATGGGACCGGTTCGTAAAGAACATCCCGGCCCCGACCATGACCACGAATGCGCTGGCCGCGCCGTCCGGCGATCCGCTGGAAACGCAAGTTTTGCTGACCACGAGTGCAGGCGGCGTGTCCCCTGTGTTTGTCGGCCTGTGGGGCGCGGTGGACCTTATCCGCGATCCCTACAGCGATGCGCAGTCCGGCGGGCTTCGCCTGACGGCCCTGACCACGGCGGACGTTACCGTTGCACGCGGTGCGCAGCTTGAGCTTGTGACCGGGCTGGAACTGGAAGAGGCTGCATAA
- a CDS encoding HNH endonuclease, which translates to MNREAGRAGAHVYRTMRWKTLRALAKRRDGWACVQCGARGARLDADHIKPIRTHPHLAFDLANLQTLCIGCHSQKTSREKTRRAETGPDRLAWRIFTRDLTSNPLRPLIEQEN; encoded by the coding sequence ATGAATCGCGAAGCAGGGCGGGCTGGTGCCCATGTCTACCGGACAATGCGCTGGAAGACGCTGCGCGCGCTGGCGAAGCGCCGGGACGGCTGGGCGTGTGTCCAGTGTGGCGCGCGTGGGGCGCGGCTGGACGCGGATCATATCAAGCCAATCCGCACGCACCCCCATTTGGCGTTCGATCTGGCGAACCTGCAAACGCTCTGCATCGGCTGCCATTCGCAAAAGACTTCGCGCGAGAAAACGCGCCGCGCGGAAACCGGGCCGGACCGGCTCGCATGGCGGATTTTTACGCGCGACCTGACCTCCAATCCCCTCCGACCTCTCATTGAACAGGAAAATTAA
- a CDS encoding terminase large subunit domain-containing protein, translating to MHGEFFVLAPFQENFIRGVLAPETMTALLSVGRGQGKSMISAALALAHTMGISDPQPRRSTVIAARTKEQSRISWEYVQAIVGLMPPEEQALFTFRQAPRLEISYSGNGGGMIRAVAADAKNLLGLSPTFIVEDEFGHWHPDKGMQLHSALETSAGKRSAKMVIISTSASGDEHPFSQMLDNPPPHSFIIEHRAPLGQPADDLDGIRAANPGSEYGIGPSLKWLQEQARVAIARGGQALTGFRLYSLNQRVSDAGKAQLLTVDEYAACEVGPDELPEREGPAFLGVDMGGSRSMSAAAIYFPETGLLSVLGTFPNKPGLAERGESDGVKTRYEDMHRRGELSLSGESTVQVGPWLRQVWETLVGDAEVRALVCDRFRQAELQDALAAAGIRVPVVFRGQGFRDGGQDVEAFRKAVFDDAVKTVPSLLLRSAAADALVVMDDAMNAKLTKARSTGRIDAIAASILAVAEGQRFVSKPVKIARAPIWA from the coding sequence TTGCACGGCGAATTTTTCGTCCTCGCACCTTTTCAGGAAAACTTCATCCGGGGCGTTCTCGCGCCGGAAACCATGACCGCGCTGCTGTCGGTGGGGCGTGGTCAAGGTAAATCGATGATCTCGGCCGCGCTCGCTCTGGCGCATACCATGGGCATATCTGATCCGCAGCCGCGCCGTTCCACCGTGATCGCCGCTCGAACGAAAGAACAGTCCCGCATTTCTTGGGAGTATGTGCAGGCCATTGTCGGGCTGATGCCGCCGGAAGAACAGGCGCTGTTTACGTTCCGGCAGGCTCCCCGGCTTGAAATCAGCTATTCGGGCAATGGCGGCGGGATGATCCGCGCGGTTGCTGCGGACGCCAAGAATCTGCTCGGACTCAGCCCCACCTTCATAGTGGAAGACGAGTTTGGGCACTGGCATCCTGACAAGGGGATGCAGCTTCATTCGGCGCTGGAAACCTCGGCCGGGAAGCGCTCGGCCAAGATGGTCATTATATCGACCAGTGCCAGCGGGGATGAACATCCATTCTCGCAGATGCTGGACAACCCGCCGCCGCATTCATTCATTATCGAGCATCGCGCGCCGCTTGGGCAGCCTGCGGACGATCTGGACGGTATCCGGGCCGCCAATCCCGGCAGCGAATACGGTATCGGTCCCTCGCTCAAATGGTTGCAGGAACAGGCCCGCGTGGCGATCGCGCGCGGGGGTCAGGCTCTGACCGGGTTTCGGTTATATTCGCTTAATCAGCGCGTTTCGGATGCGGGCAAGGCCCAGTTGCTGACGGTGGACGAATATGCCGCCTGCGAAGTCGGCCCGGATGAATTGCCGGAGCGTGAAGGTCCGGCGTTCCTGGGTGTTGATATGGGCGGAAGCAGATCGATGTCTGCGGCGGCGATTTACTTCCCGGAAACCGGCTTGCTGTCAGTGCTGGGCACTTTCCCGAACAAGCCCGGCCTTGCCGAACGCGGCGAAAGCGACGGCGTGAAAACCCGATACGAGGATATGCACCGCCGGGGCGAATTGAGCCTGTCGGGCGAGAGCACGGTGCAGGTGGGGCCGTGGCTGCGGCAGGTCTGGGAGACGCTTGTGGGCGATGCCGAGGTGCGCGCGCTGGTCTGCGACCGCTTCCGGCAGGCTGAATTGCAGGATGCGCTTGCGGCGGCTGGCATCCGAGTGCCGGTGGTGTTTCGGGGGCAGGGCTTTCGCGATGGCGGGCAGGACGTGGAGGCGTTCCGCAAGGCTGTCTTCGATGATGCCGTGAAAACGGTTCCGTCGCTCTTGCTGCGCTCTGCTGCGGCAGATGCGCTTGTCGTCATGGATGACGCCATGAACGCCAAGCTGACGAAGGCGCGTTCCACCGGGCGGATTGATGCCATTGCGGCCAGCATTCTTGCCGTGGCCGAGGGCCAGCGCTTCGTGTCCAAGCCCGTCAAGATTGCGAGGGCGCCGATATGGGCATGA